The Bernardetia litoralis DSM 6794 genome includes a window with the following:
- a CDS encoding mobile mystery protein A produces MKKRKLQLEQLEDKMRSFTSAKKIPLPPIGWLKTTRLSLGMTLKQVANRLSVTKQSVQQLEEREKQGTISLNLLRQTANALDMQLVYGFVPKDGTLEDLIERRARELAKQIVNRTSTTMRLEDQENSKERIKKSIEERTILLKNELPRMLWD; encoded by the coding sequence ATGAAAAAAAGAAAACTACAATTAGAACAGTTGGAAGACAAAATGAGAAGTTTTACTTCTGCTAAAAAAATTCCTTTACCTCCAATTGGTTGGTTAAAAACTACTCGTTTATCATTAGGAATGACTTTAAAACAGGTAGCCAACCGTCTTTCAGTTACCAAACAAAGCGTTCAGCAGTTAGAAGAGCGAGAAAAACAAGGAACAATTTCTTTAAATCTTCTTCGCCAAACAGCCAATGCTTTAGATATGCAATTAGTATATGGTTTTGTTCCCAAAGATGGAACATTAGAGGATTTGATAGAAAGGCGAGCAAGAGAGTTAGCCAAGCAGATAGTAAATCGAACTTCTACCACTATGAGGTTAGAAGACCAAGAAAATTCTAAGGAAAGAATCAAAAAATCTATTGAAGAGCGTACTATTTTACTCAAAAATGAATTACCAAGAATGTTATGGGATTAG
- a CDS encoding 3-hydroxybutyryl-CoA dehydrogenase, with product MNHTAVIGAGTMGNGIAHVFAQNNHQVALIDISEASLEKGLKTIEKNLDRQVNKGILTEDDKIATLKRITTFTSIEEGVKGADLVVEAATENMEIKLKIFENLDKVCDEKTILATNTSSISITRIAGATQRPEKVIGMHFMNPVPVMKLVEVIRGYSTSDEITDQIMEMSKNLGKIPVEVSDYPGFVSNRILMPMINEAIYALYEGVAGVEEIDTVMKLGMSHPMGPLQLADFIGLDVCRSILEVLFEGFGNPKYAPCPLLVNMVNAGHKGAKSGTGFYDWSKGAKDLSVATRFKKKTNKTS from the coding sequence ATGAATCACACAGCAGTCATTGGTGCAGGAACTATGGGTAACGGAATTGCTCACGTTTTTGCTCAAAATAATCATCAAGTAGCTTTAATTGATATTTCTGAAGCCTCACTTGAAAAAGGTTTAAAAACAATAGAAAAAAATCTTGACCGTCAGGTAAATAAAGGAATCTTGACAGAAGATGATAAAATTGCAACACTAAAAAGAATTACTACTTTTACAAGTATTGAAGAAGGTGTAAAAGGTGCTGATTTAGTAGTGGAAGCTGCCACAGAAAACATGGAAATCAAGCTCAAAATTTTTGAGAACTTGGATAAAGTATGTGATGAAAAAACAATTTTAGCAACAAATACTTCTTCTATTTCTATTACTCGTATTGCTGGAGCTACTCAACGTCCAGAAAAAGTAATCGGAATGCACTTCATGAATCCTGTTCCTGTCATGAAGCTTGTTGAGGTGATTCGTGGATATTCTACTTCAGATGAGATTACAGACCAAATCATGGAAATGTCTAAAAATTTAGGCAAAATTCCTGTTGAAGTAAGTGATTATCCTGGCTTTGTTTCAAATCGTATTTTGATGCCAATGATTAATGAAGCAATTTATGCACTTTATGAAGGTGTTGCAGGCGTTGAAGAAATTGATACGGTTATGAAATTAGGAATGTCGCACCCAATGGGACCTCTTCAATTAGCTGATTTTATTGGTCTTGATGTATGTCGTTCTATTTTGGAAGTATTATTTGAAGGTTTTGGAAATCCAAAATATGCTCCTTGTCCACTTTTGGTAAATATGGTAAATGCAGGACACAAAGGCGCAAAATCAGGAACTGGTTTTTATGATTGGTCTAAAGGTGCAAAAGATTTGAGCGTTGCTACTCGTTTCAAAAAGAAAACAAATAAGACTTCATAA
- the rny gene encoding ribonuclease Y, whose amino-acid sequence MHLEITITAIVALIVGILIGRFLLIKVLTSLKEKAENEAKSILQTAKADGANLLKEKELAAKDHFLKLQAEHQRESNKRQKNVASQESKLKKQEQRFQQIELKLKEKEVSLSKEQELLNKEINKHQQRKDDLYKKMEAVEVKFEEANRLEREQIVLLEKVSGLSAEEAKNKLIESLEKEAHTLATAKIRQIMSDAELTATKDAKRIVLSTIQRTATEHAIENCVSIFHLESDDIKGKIIGREGRNIRALEAATGVEIIVDDTPEAITISGFDPVRREIARLSLHRLVADGRVHPARIEEVVAKTTEQLEEQIIELGERAVIELGIHGLHLELIKLVGKMRFRSSYGQNLLQHSKEVTRLCATMATEMGLNVKLAKRAGLLHDIGKVCTEDPDKPHAILGMELAKRYGEHPEVCNAIGAHHDEIEMTSMLSPVIQTCDAISGSRPGARRETMESYIQRLQDLETLATSYNGVNKCYAIQAGRELRVIVDSENVMDDKADEIAFKISQQIQTEMQYPGQVKVTVIREKRAVHYAK is encoded by the coding sequence ATGCATCTTGAAATCACAATTACGGCTATTGTAGCCCTGATTGTAGGAATTTTAATAGGACGTTTTCTCCTCATTAAAGTTCTTACAAGCCTAAAAGAAAAGGCTGAAAATGAAGCCAAATCAATTCTACAAACAGCAAAAGCAGATGGCGCAAATCTTTTAAAAGAAAAAGAATTAGCAGCCAAAGACCACTTTTTGAAACTCCAAGCAGAACATCAAAGAGAATCAAATAAAAGACAAAAAAATGTAGCTTCTCAAGAATCCAAACTCAAAAAACAAGAACAACGTTTCCAACAAATTGAACTCAAACTAAAAGAAAAAGAAGTTTCTTTGAGTAAAGAACAAGAACTTTTAAACAAAGAAATTAACAAACATCAACAACGAAAAGACGATTTATACAAAAAAATGGAAGCCGTTGAGGTGAAGTTTGAAGAAGCTAATAGATTAGAAAGAGAACAAATTGTTTTATTAGAAAAAGTTTCTGGACTTTCTGCCGAAGAAGCAAAAAATAAACTTATTGAATCTTTAGAAAAAGAAGCACATACATTAGCTACTGCTAAAATTCGCCAAATAATGAGCGATGCAGAACTGACAGCCACTAAAGATGCCAAAAGAATTGTACTTTCTACAATTCAAAGAACAGCAACCGAACATGCTATTGAAAACTGTGTTTCTATTTTCCATTTGGAAAGTGATGACATAAAAGGAAAAATTATTGGTAGAGAAGGACGAAATATCAGAGCTTTAGAAGCTGCAACAGGAGTTGAAATAATTGTTGATGACACGCCTGAAGCCATTACAATTTCGGGTTTTGACCCAGTAAGAAGAGAAATTGCTCGTCTTTCTTTACATCGTTTGGTGGCAGATGGAAGAGTGCATCCAGCCAGAATTGAAGAAGTTGTTGCCAAAACAACCGAACAATTAGAAGAACAAATCATAGAATTAGGAGAAAGAGCTGTAATTGAATTGGGCATTCATGGACTTCATTTAGAGCTAATAAAATTGGTTGGAAAGATGCGTTTTCGTTCTTCGTATGGACAAAATTTATTACAACACTCAAAAGAAGTTACTCGTCTTTGTGCTACAATGGCAACAGAAATGGGCTTAAATGTAAAACTTGCCAAACGTGCAGGATTATTACACGATATTGGAAAAGTATGTACTGAAGACCCAGACAAACCACATGCAATTTTGGGTATGGAACTCGCAAAACGCTACGGAGAGCATCCTGAGGTATGTAATGCGATTGGAGCGCACCATGATGAAATTGAAATGACTTCAATGCTTTCGCCAGTTATCCAAACTTGTGATGCAATTTCAGGTTCAAGACCAGGGGCAAGACGTGAAACAATGGAATCTTATATCCAACGCCTACAAGATTTGGAAACTTTAGCAACTTCATACAATGGTGTAAATAAATGTTATGCCATCCAAGCTGGGCGAGAATTGCGTGTAATTGTAGATTCTGAAAATGTAATGGATGATAAAGCTGATGAAATTGCATTCAAAATTTCTCAGCAAATTCAAACAGAAATGCAATATCCAGGGCAAGTAAAAGTTACAGTTATTCGTGAAAAACGAGCTGTACATTATGCGAAATAA
- the egtB gene encoding ergothioneine biosynthesis protein EgtB — protein sequence MQTTKQNSTIASAVVGVPTNDISTFYKNLHSKFNQTRQRTLSLCQDLQPEDFVVQPMADVSPTKWHLAHTTWFFETFLLVPYLKNYKVFQEEYNYLFNSYYETVGKRVLRTDRGNLTRPTTEEIYEYRKYVDNSLSLFFEELIKNNEKNNFDSETEAEIKKRLFIGLNHEEQHQELLVTDIKYVLGNNPLFPAVKMPIEDFTIFKSKKEVENIEDKKEDFIKIKEGIYQIGFQSEDKEEFYFDNEKGVHRIFVEEFEISKNLVTNREYLEFIEAGGYQNFNFWLAEGWDFVNKNKLKAPLYWFEANENWFYYDFNQKENGLQKLDLDAPLCHVSFYEAEAYSQFRNMRLPTEHEWEIANEFFEWGKRWEWTRSAYQPYPNFEKDEGALGEYNGKFMINQLVLRGSSEATAPNHSRYSYRNFFHADKRWQYTGIRLVK from the coding sequence ATGCAAACTACAAAACAAAATTCTACCATTGCTTCTGCCGTTGTTGGTGTCCCCACCAACGACATTTCCACATTTTACAAAAATCTACATTCAAAATTTAATCAAACTAGACAAAGAACGCTTTCCCTTTGTCAAGATTTGCAACCTGAGGATTTTGTTGTTCAGCCGATGGCAGATGTAAGTCCTACAAAATGGCATTTGGCGCATACAACTTGGTTTTTCGAAACGTTTTTGCTTGTTCCTTATCTCAAAAATTACAAAGTTTTTCAAGAAGAATATAATTATTTATTCAATAGTTATTATGAAACAGTTGGAAAACGAGTCTTGAGAACTGATAGAGGAAACCTTACTCGTCCGACGACAGAAGAAATTTATGAATATAGAAAATATGTAGATAATTCGCTTTCACTATTTTTTGAAGAGCTTATAAAAAATAATGAGAAGAATAATTTTGATTCAGAAACAGAAGCAGAAATAAAAAAGCGTCTTTTTATTGGACTTAATCATGAAGAACAGCATCAAGAATTATTGGTAACTGATATAAAATATGTTTTGGGAAATAATCCACTTTTTCCTGCTGTAAAGATGCCGATTGAGGATTTTACGATTTTCAAATCTAAGAAAGAAGTAGAAAATATAGAAGATAAAAAAGAAGATTTCATAAAAATAAAAGAAGGAATTTATCAAATTGGTTTTCAATCAGAGGACAAAGAAGAATTTTATTTTGATAATGAAAAGGGCGTTCATCGTATTTTTGTAGAGGAGTTTGAAATTTCTAAAAACTTAGTAACCAATAGAGAATATTTAGAATTTATAGAAGCAGGAGGTTATCAAAATTTCAATTTTTGGCTTGCTGAAGGTTGGGATTTTGTCAATAAAAATAAGTTGAAAGCTCCTTTGTATTGGTTTGAAGCAAATGAAAACTGGTTTTATTATGATTTTAATCAGAAAGAAAATGGACTTCAAAAACTAGATTTGGATGCGCCTTTGTGTCATGTCAGTTTTTATGAAGCCGAAGCATATTCACAATTCCGAAATATGAGACTTCCAACAGAACACGAATGGGAGATTGCAAATGAGTTTTTTGAGTGGGGAAAACGATGGGAATGGACACGCTCGGCATATCAGCCTTATCCAAATTTTGAAAAAGACGAAGGTGCTTTGGGTGAATATAATGGAAAATTTATGATAAATCAGCTTGTTTTGCGTGGAAGTTCGGAAGCAACTGCCCCCAACCATTCAAGATATTCATATCGCAATTTCTTTCATGCCGACAAACGCTGGCAATATACAGGAATACGATTAGTCAAGTAA
- a CDS encoding PaaI family thioesterase produces the protein MKNTEEEKKMFFTNNKNYKELIELYNQFNSFAKDNGMTLEIDEVGHAISEMKVLEKHQSAPNHCHGGVISGLMDATLGGSALSYAFSQGKLCATVEFKINYFLPVKLHDELIAEANLEHTGNRLVHTTCEIKNKKTGKLVAKGMGTFNLYPMNKQNFEVV, from the coding sequence ATGAAAAATACAGAAGAAGAAAAAAAAATGTTTTTTACAAATAACAAAAATTACAAAGAATTAATTGAACTTTACAATCAATTTAATTCTTTTGCAAAAGATAATGGAATGACTTTAGAAATAGATGAAGTAGGACATGCAATTTCTGAAATGAAAGTTTTAGAAAAACATCAAAGTGCGCCTAATCATTGTCATGGGGGTGTAATTTCTGGACTTATGGATGCAACTTTGGGAGGTTCGGCTTTGAGTTATGCTTTTTCTCAAGGAAAATTATGTGCCACTGTTGAGTTTAAAATTAATTATTTTCTTCCTGTAAAACTTCATGATGAACTTATCGCAGAAGCAAACCTAGAACATACAGGAAACCGTTTGGTGCATACAACTTGTGAGATAAAAAATAAAAAAACAGGAAAACTAGTTGCAAAAGGAATGGGAACATTTAATCTTTATCCAATGAACAAACAGAATTTTGAAGTCGTTTAA
- a CDS encoding DNA cytosine methyltransferase: MNFKFIDLFAGIGGFHLAMHRLGGECVFASEIDDFAHLTYQENYRKRGR, from the coding sequence ATGAATTTTAAATTTATAGATTTATTTGCTGGAATTGGTGGTTTTCATTTAGCAATGCACAGACTGGGAGGAGAATGTGTTTTTGCATCTGAAATTGATGATTTTGCACACCTTACCTACCAAGAAAATTATAGGAAAAGAGGAAGATGA
- a CDS encoding rhomboid family intramembrane serine protease — MSRLTPVVKVLLILNIAIFALQYVLQNYGIDLSEMFALRYFGAETFAPYQLITHMFLHAGLFHILGNMYALYIFGPPLEEYFDSKKFLILYMVAGLGAAVLHAGVSTWEVQSMQAQVEEFKAHPTPAEFKNFMMNDGFYVYDRSTEIRDFVNDFEENSLNQSYISEATNLIDNIAYAKRNIQTVGASGAVFGILAAFGIVFANTKLILLFPPIPIKAKYLVFGYALYEIYAIYQANPTDNVAHFAHIGGFIFGIILVKLWGKRDKPMRWN, encoded by the coding sequence ATGTCAAGATTAACACCTGTTGTAAAAGTATTATTGATTCTTAATATTGCAATTTTTGCATTGCAATATGTTTTACAAAATTATGGAATTGATTTATCTGAAATGTTCGCTTTGCGTTATTTTGGAGCTGAAACATTTGCACCTTATCAGCTTATTACGCATATGTTTTTACATGCTGGCTTGTTTCATATTTTGGGAAATATGTATGCACTTTATATTTTTGGTCCTCCTTTAGAAGAGTATTTTGATTCTAAAAAGTTTCTTATTTTATATATGGTTGCAGGTTTGGGAGCTGCTGTTTTACATGCAGGTGTGAGTACTTGGGAAGTGCAAAGTATGCAAGCCCAAGTAGAAGAATTTAAAGCACATCCAACTCCTGCTGAGTTCAAAAATTTTATGATGAATGACGGTTTTTATGTATATGACCGTTCAACTGAAATAAGAGATTTTGTAAATGATTTTGAAGAAAACTCACTGAATCAATCTTATATCAGTGAAGCTACAAATTTGATTGATAATATTGCTTATGCAAAACGAAATATTCAAACAGTTGGTGCATCAGGTGCAGTGTTTGGGATTTTGGCAGCTTTTGGGATTGTCTTTGCAAATACAAAATTAATATTACTTTTTCCTCCGATTCCGATAAAAGCAAAATACCTTGTTTTTGGTTATGCTTTATATGAAATTTATGCCATTTATCAAGCCAATCCGACAGATAATGTAGCCCATTTTGCACATATTGGAGGCTTTATTTTTGGAATTATTTTGGTTAAATTGTGGGGAAAAAGAGATAAACCGATGAGATGGAATTGA
- a CDS encoding HpaII family restriction endonuclease, with protein MHTLPTKKIIGKEEDEEILLKNKIKNLLVAVLLGFFAGKKWNGSYESNGTIIMKNNGDCLGFHIVEMENLKNYLFENIKLDKPSTTRHRFGQLYSEKNGELFFKLNLQLRFS; from the coding sequence TTGCACACCTTACCTACCAAGAAAATTATAGGAAAAGAGGAAGATGAAGAAATTTTATTAAAAAATAAAATTAAAAATCTGTTAGTAGCTGTTCTTTTAGGTTTTTTTGCAGGAAAAAAATGGAATGGTTCTTATGAATCAAATGGAACAATCATAATGAAAAATAATGGCGATTGTCTAGGTTTTCATATTGTAGAAATGGAAAATCTGAAAAACTATTTATTTGAAAATATCAAGTTAGATAAACCTTCCACAACTAGACACCGTTTTGGACAGCTTTATTCTGAAAAAAATGGAGAATTATTTTTTAAATTAAATTTACAACTTCGTTTTAGTTGA
- a CDS encoding rhomboid family intramembrane serine protease has protein sequence MELRDRLSYEWNKSNNVLMRIIMINVALYLTFALFILIAKFTNMAAIMEYTYKVFYLPPSFEEFIYRPWTLLSYGFMHSLKGFNGILHILFNMLVLYWFGQIVVSEIGSNRFLGLYIWGILAGGVAFLLIFSFVPFFAAQKTMGLVGASAGVYAIVIAAGTLMPNVKMNLFIIGEVSLKWIAIAYVVLSFVMLAGGDNAGGDIAHLAGAGIGYLFVVQYKKGNDWSKPVMSFITFFQNIFKRKPKMKAYRGGQSSQKTDDANSQKQARAKKTTEEQNTIDAILDKISDSGYESLTQKEKQILFQASKK, from the coding sequence ATGGAATTACGAGATAGATTATCCTATGAGTGGAATAAATCAAATAATGTTTTGATGCGAATAATTATGATAAATGTAGCTTTATATTTAACTTTTGCACTTTTTATTTTGATTGCAAAATTCACAAATATGGCTGCAATCATGGAGTATACTTATAAAGTATTTTATCTTCCTCCTTCTTTTGAAGAGTTTATTTATCGCCCTTGGACGCTACTTTCTTACGGATTTATGCATTCTTTAAAAGGTTTTAATGGAATTCTTCATATTCTTTTTAATATGTTAGTTCTCTATTGGTTCGGACAGATTGTAGTTTCAGAAATTGGCTCAAATCGTTTTTTGGGTCTTTATATTTGGGGAATTTTGGCTGGTGGAGTAGCTTTTTTATTAATTTTTAGTTTTGTTCCTTTCTTTGCAGCCCAAAAAACAATGGGACTTGTGGGAGCTTCAGCAGGAGTTTATGCTATCGTAATTGCAGCAGGTACTTTGATGCCTAATGTAAAAATGAATTTATTTATAATCGGAGAAGTCAGTCTAAAATGGATTGCTATTGCTTATGTTGTTTTGTCATTTGTCATGTTAGCAGGAGGAGATAATGCTGGAGGAGATATTGCTCACTTAGCAGGCGCAGGAATAGGGTACTTATTTGTTGTTCAATACAAAAAAGGAAATGATTGGAGTAAACCTGTTATGAGTTTTATTACTTTCTTTCAAAATATTTTTAAAAGAAAACCTAAAATGAAAGCTTATAGAGGTGGTCAAAGTTCACAAAAAACAGATGATGCAAATAGCCAAAAACAAGCACGAGCCAAAAAAACAACAGAAGAACAAAATACCATTGATGCTATTTTAGATAAAATTTCGGATTCTGGTTATGAATCGCTGACACAAAAAGAAAAGCAAATTTTGTTTCAAGCCAGTAAAAAATAG
- a CDS encoding TVP38/TMEM64 family protein, producing the protein MVILSALLPILASTGITVLLLYFESELLLWNNWQWLILYFGVSILMGFALMPTTLMAFLTGYFLGFEGTPLMIIAYLIASYIGYQLGLFLEGKKIHKNLLEKPKVKRFLSSLKEKSWKLIILVRLSPVLPFSVMNLVLSAIRFPLKIFLIGSFVGMMPRTLFTIYIGTKAQTLKSLIENRTTTDFPYSEIIIILLTIITIFGIGRMVRNSMKEIKE; encoded by the coding sequence ATGGTAATTTTGTCAGCCTTATTACCCATTTTGGCAAGTACAGGTATTACGGTATTGCTTTTGTATTTTGAATCTGAACTTCTCTTATGGAATAATTGGCAGTGGCTAATTTTATATTTTGGGGTCAGTATTTTGATGGGTTTTGCACTTATGCCCACTACATTGATGGCTTTTTTGACTGGCTATTTTTTGGGTTTTGAAGGAACACCTCTGATGATTATTGCTTATTTGATAGCTTCTTATATTGGTTATCAATTGGGATTATTTTTGGAAGGCAAAAAAATTCATAAAAATCTATTAGAAAAACCAAAAGTAAAACGTTTTCTATCTTCTTTAAAAGAAAAAAGCTGGAAATTGATTATTTTAGTCAGATTATCACCAGTCTTACCTTTTTCAGTCATGAACTTGGTACTTTCAGCAATTCGTTTTCCACTAAAGATTTTTTTGATAGGTTCTTTTGTAGGAATGATGCCCAGAACATTATTTACCATTTATATAGGTACAAAAGCACAAACCTTAAAAAGTTTGATAGAAAACAGAACGACAACCGATTTTCCTTATTCTGAAATAATAATCATTTTACTAACAATTATTACTATTTTTGGGATTGGTAGAATGGTCAGAAATTCTATGAAGGAAATAAAAGAATAG
- a CDS encoding mobile mystery protein B yields MGLDLEYINGQTPLDEDEKDGLLIQTILTRQDLDEFEQQNVEDAMQWVFQRSFSIEQLFTEQFIKNLHKRMYGQVWSWAGSFRKTNKNIGVDKWQIPTQLKNLLDDVLFWIENKTYSENEIAIRFKHILVNIHCFPNGNGRHSRLVADMIISKIYKQKMYSWGEESIVKQGNTRVNYLKALKEADKGNYELLLEFARS; encoded by the coding sequence ATGGGATTAGATTTGGAATATATCAATGGACAAACTCCATTAGATGAAGACGAAAAAGATGGATTATTGATACAAACTATCTTAACAAGACAAGATTTAGATGAATTTGAACAGCAAAATGTAGAAGATGCTATGCAATGGGTTTTTCAACGCTCTTTTTCAATAGAGCAATTATTTACAGAACAATTTATCAAAAATTTACACAAACGAATGTATGGACAAGTTTGGAGTTGGGCAGGTAGTTTTAGGAAGACAAACAAAAATATAGGAGTAGATAAATGGCAAATTCCAACACAATTAAAGAATTTGCTTGACGATGTGCTTTTTTGGATTGAAAATAAAACCTATTCAGAAAATGAAATTGCTATTCGTTTCAAACACATTTTGGTAAATATTCATTGTTTCCCTAATGGAAATGGTAGGCATAGCAGACTTGTGGCTGATATGATTATTTCCAAAATTTACAAGCAAAAAATGTATTCATGGGGAGAAGAGAGTATAGTGAAACAAGGAAATACAAGAGTAAATTATCTAAAAGCTTTGAAAGAAGCTGATAAAGGCAATTATGAACTGTTGCTTGAATTTGCTAGATCTTGA
- the serA gene encoding phosphoglycerate dehydrogenase, translated as MNPTTDKQKYFIIDFDSTFTKVEAMDELCQIALQNHPEKNERLSQIQSLTDQAMDGTLSFRESLHQRIAILEANKSHLPELIEKLGEKVSESFKRNQTFFDTYKDTILIVSSGFKDFIVPIVTKFGIKTENIYANEFEFDEDGKIKSFDASNVLSEDNGKVKLLRNLNLQGDIYVIGDGYTDYEIKEAGLANEFYAFTENIKRDKVVDKADREAQNLDEFLYVNKLARNISYPKNRIKVLLLENIHQSAKEAMEKEGYQVELLTSALTEDELIEKIKDISILGIRSKTNLTSKVVEHADRLLAVGAFCIGTNQIDLEACQDRGIVVFNAPYSNTRSVVELAIGEMIMLMRGVPKSVMEMHTGKWNKSATNSFEVRGKKLGIIGYGNIGAQLSVVAEALGMKVYFYDIVDRLALGNATMCDSLEELLSISDVISLHVDGRTENTNIIRKEHFDLMKEGVVFMNLARGQVVDIAALVENLKSGKILGAGVDVYPEEPKNNQEEFISELRQIPNVILTPHVGGSTVEAQENIAQFVPHKMIDYINAGNTFSSVNFPELQLPKLQNAHRLMHIHKNVPGILAKINQIFAKNEVNIVGQYLKTNEKIGYVITDINQKYHQEVIEELKNIEDTIRFRILY; from the coding sequence ATGAATCCCACAACAGACAAGCAAAAGTATTTTATCATAGATTTTGATAGTACTTTTACAAAAGTAGAAGCCATGGACGAACTTTGTCAGATTGCTCTACAAAATCATCCAGAAAAAAATGAACGCCTTTCTCAAATCCAATCTCTGACTGACCAAGCCATGGATGGAACTCTTTCTTTTAGAGAATCTCTACATCAAAGAATTGCAATCTTGGAAGCAAATAAAAGTCATTTGCCTGAGCTTATTGAAAAATTAGGTGAAAAAGTATCTGAGTCATTTAAGCGTAATCAAACTTTTTTTGATACATATAAGGATACTATTTTGATAGTTTCTAGTGGCTTTAAGGATTTTATTGTTCCTATTGTTACGAAATTTGGCATAAAAACAGAAAATATTTATGCCAATGAATTTGAGTTTGATGAAGATGGAAAAATAAAAAGTTTTGATGCAAGTAATGTTTTGTCAGAAGATAATGGAAAAGTAAAATTGCTCAGAAACCTCAATCTTCAAGGCGATATTTATGTAATTGGAGATGGTTATACCGATTATGAAATAAAAGAAGCAGGGTTGGCAAACGAATTTTATGCCTTTACAGAAAATATAAAACGTGATAAAGTAGTTGATAAAGCTGATAGAGAAGCTCAAAACCTTGATGAATTTTTGTATGTAAACAAACTTGCTCGTAATATTTCATATCCAAAAAATAGAATCAAAGTTTTGCTTTTGGAAAATATCCATCAGTCTGCAAAAGAAGCAATGGAAAAAGAAGGTTATCAAGTAGAATTGCTTACTAGCGCACTTACTGAAGACGAACTGATAGAAAAAATAAAAGATATTTCTATTTTAGGCATTCGTTCTAAAACTAATCTGACTTCCAAAGTAGTAGAGCATGCTGATAGACTTTTAGCAGTTGGTGCTTTTTGTATCGGAACAAATCAAATTGATTTGGAAGCCTGTCAGGATAGAGGAATTGTTGTTTTTAATGCGCCTTATAGCAATACTAGAAGTGTAGTAGAACTTGCTATTGGAGAAATGATTATGCTCATGCGTGGCGTTCCTAAAAGTGTCATGGAAATGCACACAGGAAAATGGAATAAGTCTGCTACAAACAGTTTTGAAGTGCGTGGCAAAAAGTTAGGAATTATTGGTTATGGAAATATTGGAGCGCAGCTTTCTGTTGTGGCTGAGGCCTTGGGAATGAAAGTTTATTTTTATGATATTGTAGATAGATTAGCGTTGGGAAATGCTACTATGTGCGATTCATTGGAAGAGCTTTTGAGTATTTCTGATGTTATTTCTTTGCATGTAGATGGGCGCACTGAAAACACAAATATCATTAGAAAAGAACATTTTGATTTAATGAAAGAAGGTGTTGTATTCATGAACTTAGCTCGTGGACAAGTGGTTGATATTGCTGCTTTGGTAGAAAACTTGAAAAGTGGTAAAATTTTAGGTGCAGGAGTTGATGTTTATCCAGAAGAACCAAAAAATAATCAAGAAGAGTTTATTTCGGAGTTACGTCAGATTCCAAATGTAATTCTTACGCCACATGTAGGAGGAAGTACAGTAGAAGCGCAAGAAAATATTGCACAGTTTGTTCCTCACAAAATGATTGATTATATCAATGCAGGAAATACATTTTCTAGTGTAAACTTTCCAGAATTACAATTACCAAAACTTCAAAATGCTCATCGTTTGATGCACATTCACAAAAACGTACCAGGTATTTTGGCTAAAATAAATCAGATTTTTGCCAAAAATGAAGTAAATATTGTAGGGCAATATCTCAAAACAAATGAGAAAATTGGTTATGTAATTACAGATATCAATCAAAAATATCATCAAGAAGTTATTGAAGAACTTAAAAATATTGAAGACACAATTCGTTTCCGTATTTTGTATTGA